A genomic region of Nakaseomyces glabratus chromosome C, complete sequence contains the following coding sequences:
- the ATP10 gene encoding Atp10p (CAGL0C02651g~Ortholog(s) have unfolded protein binding activity, role in mitochondrial proton-transporting ATP synthase complex assembly and integral component of mitochondrial membrane, mitochondrial inner membrane localization), whose protein sequence is MRVVFQQCTKFSTSCNRAFLARFLKPVMNASPKEHVVKQLLKPVGLNVPPRPNIKYSEGNSWLDLFDGAKTEERIKELEIEFAKSGMYEMATFRKTNGKLFLSPESYWKADKALYFPHLSGRTLSSEDHGNVEDVLRGKTSVIRVFSTQVGDKISREYIKNTELGIDNYENQSCQVIDINFLENKLKSWLFKLSLNNLKSTVPVQRHDNYWLCHREQIPFLMRERLLINNVYSGYIFVVDPNLKIRFMACGPASADEFNKLWKVVGQLSKEKK, encoded by the coding sequence ATGAGAGTCGTTTTCCAGCAATGTACTAAGTTCAGTACATCATGCAATCGGGCATTTCTTGCTAGATTTCTAAAACCTGTAATGAACGCAAGTCCGAAAGAGCATGTAGTAAAGCAATTGCTGAAGCCCGTAGGTTTGAATGTACCACCTAGACCCAATATCAAGTACTCTGAGGGTAATTCATGGTTAGACCTGTTTGATGGAGccaaaacagaagaaagaataaaagaACTGGAGATAGAGTTTGCGAAATCGGGCATGTATGAAATGGCAACTTTCCGCAAGACCAACGGTAAATTGTTTCTATCTCCTGAATCATACTGGAAAGCAGACAAAGCCTTGTATTTCCCACACCTCTCTGGTCGTACTCTAAGCAGTGAAGATCATGGCAACGTTGAGGATGTGTTGCGAGGTAAGACCAGCGTGATCCGTGTGTTTTCCACTCAGGTTGGCGATAAAATAAGTCGGGagtatatcaaaaatacagAACTCGGCATTGACAATTATGAGAACCAAAGTTGCCAAGTGATCGATATAAACTTCCTCGAGAACAAACTGAAATCATGGCTGTTTAAGTTGTCCCTTAACAATTTGAAGTCAACTGTTCCAGTGCAGCGCCATGACAATTACTGGCTCTGCCACAGAGAACAGATACCGTTCCTCATGCGTGAAAGGCTGCTGATCAACAATGTATACTCTGGATACATCTTTGTCGTTGACCCCAATCTTAAGATCAGGTTCATGGCCTGTGGACCCGCATCAGCTGACGAATTCAACAAACTATGGAAGGTTGTAGGTCAGTTAtccaaagagaaaaagtaA
- the ART10 gene encoding Art10p (CAGL0C02673g~Ortholog(s) have cytoplasm localization), translating to MAPKLDIILHPPENGEFYSSDDLISGTIVLDLTKSLSIKQIKVGLKGFTETTTKMDSEYVFPQNGMLGPATENKSYHNLVREERRVFPPDNVWDALEGSSKPFKVKPGHYEYMFQFNKLPSKPMCLKNHTKKTICFVSKSQSTMPPSFNTQWRELNKIDNLDLYFYSFGKIIYVVEVEIEMGRPRTWFKPFDKMLREPKIIEFIPEPKKFASNETVTRSGRNNHGVIDYISKNNSSKSLSAMQESEDGVTAIAPNGPDEKFLARNLDQLDINNDLEYEIEETEENPMKRYKCRYPLGLPDGASMMWVEVRSRDIDTIYRQDFLFRQGSGNFDNVYLIVKGNLSFSDFSNISVKPTRLQLNLLETVSYLSQGIGNENFSSLKLMEIDNLSKSDRPLFDTNELKFISSKNHEIMECEIKLKDNPILKRLQFNEEDYKHRGNRLYSFKTCVITRLFSYQLLIDWNINGQTRQTETIIPVQVFAHKRPPPVNEALPRYVEPPSYDDHV from the coding sequence ATGGCTCCGAAACTAgatataatattacatCCACCAGAGAACGGTGAATTTTATAGCTCCGATGATCTGATATCTGGAACAATTGTATTGGATTTGACCAAATCATTGTCAATTAAACAAATTAAAGTGGGCTTGAAAGGTTTCACCGAGACAACTACAAAAATGGACTCTGAATATGTTTTTCCTCAGAATGGTATGTTAGGTCCCGCCACCGAAAATAAGTCCTACCATAATTTAGTGCGAGAGGAGAGAAGAGTATTTCCTCCCGATAATGTCTGGGATGCACTGGAAGGGTCTTCAAAACCGTTTAAAGTTAAGCCAGGTCATTATGAGTACATGTTtcaattcaacaaattaCCATCGAAGCCAATGTGCTTGAAAAATCATACCAAGAAAACAATTTGCTTTGTGTCCAAAAGCCAATCAACTATGCCACCGAGTTTTAATACTCAATGGAGAGAGCTGAATAAAATCGATAATTTGGATTTGTACTTCTATTCGTTCggaaaaattatatacGTGGTTGAAGTTGAAATAGAAATGGGGAGGCCAAGAACTTGGTTTAAAccatttgataaaatgtTAAGAGAACCAAAGATCATTGAATTTATCCCAGAACCGAAGAAATTTGCAAGTAATGAAACTGTAACAAGATCAGGGCGCAATAATCATGGAGTAATTGATTACATTTCTAAGAataattcttcaaaatcacTTTCTGCTATGCAGGAATCTGAAGATGGTGTCACGGCAATAGCACCAAATGGTCCagatgaaaaatttctagCAAGGAACTTAGACCAACTTGACATTAATAATGACTTGgaatatgaaattgaagagaCAGAAGAAAATCCAATGAAAAGATATAAATGTAGATATCCATTGGGATTGCCAGATGGTGCTAGCATGATGTGGGTAGAGGTTAGAAGTAGAGATATTGATACCATATACAGACAGGACTTCTTGTTCAGACAAGGTTCTGGGAACTTTGATAATGTCTATTTAATTGTCAAAGGTAATTTATCGTTCTCAGACTTTTCAAACATATCTGTAAAACCTACTAGACTACAACTGAACCTACTTGAGACTGTATCATATTTATCGCAGGGAATTGGAAATGAGAACTTTTCTTCGCTTAAATTGATGGAGATTGATAACTTGTCGAAATCTGATAGACCTCTATTTGATACAAATGAACTTAAGTTTATTAGTTCGAAAAATCATGAAATAATGGAATGTGAAATCAAGCTAAAAGACAATCCTATCCTGAAACGTTTACAATTCAATGAAGAGGATTATAAGCATCGTGGTAACAGGCTCTATAGTTTCAAAACTTGTGTCATCACTAGATTGTTTAGCTATCAATTGCTAATTGATTGGAATATTAATGGACAAACAAGACAAACAGAGACCATTATTCCAGTACAAGTATTTGCTCATAAAAGGCCACCACCTGTAAACGAAGCGCTTCCACGTTACGTTGAACCACCAAGCTATGACGATCATGTTTAA
- the MDM10 gene encoding Mdm10p (CAGL0C02695g~Ortholog(s) have role in establishment of mitochondrion localization, mitochondrial outer membrane translocase complex assembly, mitochondrion distribution and mitochondrion morphogenesis, more): protein MLDYMDYVQQCFDSAGRWKRQNSYGEVTQTPRNLIDFKIPDAVNLQVSNRSTKYSYNSLQLSTRQSINGSLTYLYTNLDAVEGLVKNTEELPLHDIVQTYELPAVTHHRKEKTNFHKCSLFYGKIFYPSSDVEAMMIKRFSPMNQVIVKCLSSLKENVNIFTAYFQRNSEKNFQELIVSSNDLLCGYRISHHFLRTPSKLNSSLYNNSSLFFGAEFWLGMISLNPGCSTSLKYCTHSANTGRPLTLTLSWNPLFGHISTTYSAMTSSSSTFCAKYDFNIYSIESNLSFGIELWRKTGALFKSEDSVEANRKEYEQNFYISHDHNLLPSKYGYDHEYNISDGKLSKEHKRNKIIKDLNHAFSTSLQKIDKEKTRIENFGNIIRNSHFTSVFKASTSLRERNLKFLWEGEYKNFLLSAGTELRVLKAEESELRRTSGQSSNSLLNEFSLQPLKFGVQIQFSS, encoded by the coding sequence ATGCTCGATTATATGGATTATGTTCAGCAGTGCTTTGACTCTGCTGGACGATGGAAACGTCAAAACAGCTACGGTGAAGTGACTCAAACTCCAAGGAACTTGATCGACTTCAAAATTCCTGATGCTGTCAACTTGCAAGTGTCTAATAGGTCCACAAAATACAGTTACAATTCATTGCAATTATCAACACGACAAAGTATAAATGGATCACTTACATACCTATACACCAATTTGGATGCTGTTGAAGGGCTAGTGAAGAATACCGAGGAATTACCACTGCATGATATAGTACAAACTTATGAACTCCCCGCTGTAACACATCACAGAAAAGAGAAGACGAATTTTCACAAATGCTCTCTGTTTTATGgtaaaattttttatccCAGTTCAGATGTTGAAGCAATGATGATCAAGAGGTTCAGTCCCATGAATCAGGTAATAGTGAAATGCCTGAGCAgcttgaaagaaaatgtcAATATCTTTACAGCCTACTTCCAACGCAATTCAGAGAAGAATTTCCAAGAGCTTATAGTATCAAGCAATGATTTACTATGTGGGTATCGGATTTCTCACCATTTCTTAAGGACACCTTCCAAATTGAATAGCTCTTTATACAATAACTCATCATTATTCTTTGGTGCAGAGTTTTGGCTTGGTATGATTAGTTTAAACCCTGGTTGTTCAACTAGTTTAAAGTATTGCACTCACTCTGCAAATACAGGTAGACCTTTAACATTAACATTGTCATGGAATCCATTATTTGGTCACATATCAACAACATACTCTGCAATGACAAGCTCTAGCTCAACATTTTGTGCGAAGTATGACTTCAACATTTACTCTATTGAATCAAATTTGAGCTTTGGGATAGAACTGTGGAGGAAGACTGGAGCACTCTTCAAATCTGAAGATTCTGTAGAAGCCAATAGAAAAGAGTATGAACAAAACTTCTACATCTCACATGATCACAACCTACTACCTTCCAAGTATGGATATGATCatgaatataatatatctgatggaaaattatcaaaagaacACAAAAGGAATAAAATCATCAAGGACTTGAATCATGCATTCTCAACGTCTTTACAAAAGATAGATAAAGAGAAAACTAGAATTGAAAACTTTGGCAATATAATAAGAAACTCACACTTTACTAGTGTGTTTAAAGCAAGCACATCGCTTCGAGAGCGAAACCTTAAATTCCTTTGGGAGGGCgaatataaaaactttCTACTTTCAGCTGGTACTGAACTAAGAGTTCTTAAAGCTGAAGAATCAGAACTGCGAAGAACATCAGGGCAAAGTAGCAATAGCTTATTAAATGAATTCTCTCTTCAACCTCTAAAATTTGGTGTACAAATCCAATTCTCTTCCTGA
- the SPO7 gene encoding Nem1-Spo7 phosphatase regulatory subunit SPO7 (CAGL0C02717g~Ortholog(s) have phosphoprotein phosphatase activity and role in negative regulation of phospholipid biosynthetic process, nuclear envelope organization, positive regulation of phosphatidate phosphatase activity, protein dephosphorylation) — protein sequence MSVEIPVVKLDEDATVFEETPTKTGRDELPRTPWLEPKQDEAHSRRGSSSNDAGTGGLRKRSGSRTSSGRRSRNSSSISPASMVFRNLLILEDDLRSQSRRLRVLRLQFTAFLSTLAGIAAFSFYLLYFSDEPAQGVYRFILQFSLLFIMITVVLFHLSGQYKRTIIIPRRFFMSTNKGIRPFNLKLVKVHSTIDEKFTDLVRFITRKIAYLNQWFLQKILMLGETNAVVQFWVGVAIRSQPRIGAVDVKLILNPRAFNAEIREGWEIYRDEFWAREGARRRKSNNST from the coding sequence atgaGTGTGGAAATACCAGTGGTGAAGCTGGATGAGGATGCTACTGTATTTGAAGAGACGCCGACAAAAACAGGTAGAGATGAATTACCTAGAACACCCTGGCTGGAACCCAAGCAAGATGAAGCGCATAGCAGGCGAGGGAGTTCTTCGAATGATGCAGGTACAGGTGGATTGAGGAAACGGTCTGGGAGCAGGACTTCAAGTGGCAGGCGGTCACGCAATTCGAGCAGTATATCGCCGGCATCGATGGTGTTCAGAAATTTGTTGATACTAGAGGATGATCTACGATCCCAATCCCGGAGACTAAGGGTCCTTAGACTACAATTCACAGCATTTTTATCTACACTAGCTGGTATAGCTGctttctctttttatttactaTATTTCAGCGATGAACCTGCGCAGGGAGTATACAGGTTTATACTACAATTTTCGTTACTATTCATCATGATCACAGTGGTGTTGTTCCATCTTAGTGGGCAGTATAAGAGGACTATAATCATTCCTAGGCGGTTTTTCATGTCTACTAACAAAGGTATTAGGCCATTCAACTTGAAATTGGTGAAAGTCCATTCTACAATCGACGAGAAGTTCACTGATTTGGTGCGGTTTATCACGCGCAAGATTGCATACTTAAACCAGTGGTTTCTGCAGAAAATACTGATGTTGGGGGAGACCAACGCTGTGGTACAGTTTTGGGTAGGCGTGGCTATACGATCGCAGCCCAGGATTGGTGCTGTAGATGTAAAACTTATACTAAACCCAAGGGCCTTCAACGCAGAGATACGTGAAGGATGGGAGATATACAGAGACGAGTTTTGGGCAAGAGAAGGTGCGAGGAGACGCAAATCAAACAATTCAACATGA
- the FUN14 gene encoding Fun14p (CAGL0C02739g~Ortholog(s) have role in mitochondrion organization, phospholipid homeostasis and integral component of mitochondrial outer membrane localization) encodes MLLLGRFTGVGARRLFSMNAMRPLRSAMPMAWRRSGNVGLKTAFMGLAFAAPFSVSMLTPSRTIYNDTAVDIGANVLKQTGLSQAEVEVVKGERKVRLDYRGLCLGSILGVGAGVIIGKISGVLAYFTVFAFLVLQWMKNRGLIDKNSSQLRGLYRVAKVGFVDEEGNARFVNSENLCFKLSFLLTFLLAAVNTQ; translated from the coding sequence ATGTTGTTGCTAGGGAGATTCACTGGTGTTGGAGCCAGACGGTTGTTTTCAATGAATGCAATGAGACCTTTGCGGTCTGCCATGCCTATGGCGTGGAGACGTAGTGGAAATGTTGGTCTCAAGACAGCCTTTATGGGGCTTGCATTTGCTGCGCCATTTAGTGTCTCTATGCTGACTCCATCGAGAACGATATACAACGACACTGCCGTTGACATCGGTGCCAATGTTCTCAAGCAGACGGGGTTGAGTCAAGCAGAAGTAGAAGTGGTAAAAGGTGAACGTAAAGTGAGGTTGGATTACAGAGGCCTGTGTCTGGGTTCTATCCTGGGTGTTGGTGCTGGTGTTATCATCGGGAAAATATCTGGTGTTCTGGCTTACTTCACTGTTTTTGCCTTCCTGGTGTTACAATGGATGAAGAATAGAGGATTGATTGATAAGAATAGTAGCCAGTTGCGTGGTCTTTACCGCGTGGCTAAGGTAGGATTTGTGGATGAAGAAGGCAATGCGAGATTTGTGAACAGCGAAAACTTGTGCTTCAAGTTGTCTTTCTTGTTAACTTTCCTGCTAGCTGCAGTTAATACACAGTGA
- the ERP2 gene encoding Erp2p (CAGL0C02761g~Ortholog(s) have role in ER to Golgi vesicle-mediated transport, protein retention in ER lumen and COPII-coated ER to Golgi transport vesicle, endoplasmic reticulum localization), translating to MHSFNLAAFCSLIALFLSLPVHAISGVHAPVAISLPAFSKECLYYDMEDLSDTLLVGYQVLTGGNFEIDLQIVGPDGDVLAEEKAKKYGDFLLKSFGVGQYSFCFSNSYGTALKKVEITMEKEDNSILDDPNASEEDAIANHAIEEIDRNLNKMTKIMNYLRAREWRNMSTVESTESRLTWLSLLIMGVMVAISVLQALLIQFLFSSRQKNFV from the coding sequence ATGCATAGCTTCAACCTAGCAGCTTTTTGCTCACTTATAGCACTATTTCTATCCTTGCCTGTACATGCCATCTCGGGTGTACATGCTCCAGTTGCAATTTCATTGCCCGCATTTTCCAAAGAATGTTTATACTACGATATGGAGGATCTAAGTGACACTTTATTAGTCGGTTACCAAGTGTTAACTGGTGGTAACTTCGAGATTGATTTGCAAATTGTTGGTCCAGATGGTGATGTTTTAGCCGAGGAAAAGGCCAAGAAATATGGTGATTTCCTACTGAAGTCTTTTGGTGTTGGTCAATACAGCTTCTGCTTCTCCAATTCCTATGGTACAGCTTTGAAAAAGGTTGAAATTACCATGGAGAAGGAAGACAACAGTATCCTAGACGATCCAAATGCCAGCGAAGAGGATGCCATCGCTAACCATGCCATCGAGGAAATTGACAGGAACTTAAACAAGATGACTAAAATCATGAACTACTTGAGAGCAAGAGAGTGGAGAAACATGTCTACTGTCGAATCAACTGAATCAAGATTGACCTGGTTATCCCTTCTTATTATGGGTGTCATGGTAGCAATCAGTGTGCTGCAAGCCTTGCTGATCCAATTTTTGTTCAGTAGTCGTCAAAAGAATTTTGTCTAA
- the SPO11 gene encoding DNA topoisomerase (ATP-hydrolyzing) (CAGL0C02783g~Ortholog(s) have DNA end binding, chromatin binding, endodeoxyribonuclease activity, producing 3'-phosphomonoesters activity) — protein sequence MNFTLADIYDSADISELRARLTADKRAVFFSPVVDDNADKSQQIHNKIQDILTLCKNSVGQQQQGFQLHGLFKKPIEFPLSGRLKGKLLQNKIQKLSITFTLLKEIQRNIEKCTAFTSRDIFYRNVELFKSQRLVVDTVDHIQKALGLTIREDLNITATQKGLIFTAVDIIINSSDTKKIKITKGKSQLIPQFDSNAFIMVCKDDPQMILKVLVIEKDAVYNTIIQKPTEGYIVVTGKGYPDMLTRKFLHRLEQCNSNLQFVILTDPDPHGINIAMKYQGFTTDSIYPCASLIRKGISILELIDGHSSTIAQVLPLSTRDIKLAQNILFSGHSDLYANMRTELQRQLFLTKKGEMNTTIIEHLLSNDRITNY from the coding sequence ATGAACTTTACTCTTGCTGATATATACGACTCTGCTGATATATCAGAGCTACGTGCTAGACTTACCGCCGATAAAAGAGCAGTCTTCTTTAGCCCAGTGGTTGATGACAACGCCGACAAGTCACAGCAAATACACAATAAGATCCAGGATATACTGACTTTATGTAAGAATTCAGTGggacaacaacaacaaggcTTTCAGTTACATGGACTGTTCAAGAAACCCATCGAGTTCCCTTTATCGGGGAGGTTGAAAGGCAAGCTGCtgcaaaacaaaatccAGAAACTGTCCATCACATTTACGCTACTCAAGGaaatacaaagaaatattGAGAAATGTACTGCATTTACCTCGAGGgatattttttatagaAACGTTGAATTGTTCAAAAGCCAACGGCTTGTGGTAGACACTGTGGATCATATACAGAAAGCGCTAGGCTTGACGATTAGAGAAGATCTCAATATTACTGCTACTCAGAAAGGCCTCATATTTACGGCTGttgatattataataaaCTCGTCGGacaccaaaaaaataaagattaCAAAAGGCAAGTCTCAATTGATACCACAATTCGACAGTAATGCCTTCATAATGGTCTGTAAAGATGATCCCCAAATGATCTTGAAAGTATTGGTGATTGAAAAAGATGCGGTATACAACacaataatacaaaaacCTACAGAAGGCTACATAGTAGTCACTGGCAAAGGGTACCCTGACATGCTGACAAGAAAGTTCCTACATAGACTAGAGCAATGCAATAGTAATTTACAGTTTGTCATTTTAACTGACCCTGACCCACACGGAATTAACATTGCCATGAAATATCAGGGTTTTACAACAGATTCTATTTATCCCTGTGCGTCATTAATTCGAAAGGGAATCTCGATACTAGAATTGATCGATGGTCATTCATCGACAATAGCACAGGTGCTACCATTGTCTACACGAGATATCAAACTAGCTCAAAATATTCTGTTTAGCGGACATTCAGATTTATACGCTAATATGAGAACTGAACTACAAAGGCAATTATTCTTAACTAAGAAAGGTGAAATGAATACTACCATTATCGAGCACTTACTCTCTAATGATAGAATAACGAATTACTGA
- the GPN2 gene encoding GTPase GPN2 (CAGL0C02805g~Ortholog(s) have role in RNA polymerase II complex import to nucleus, RNA polymerase III complex localization to nucleus, establishment of mitotic sister chromatid cohesion and cytosol, nucleus localization), which produces MPFGQIVIGPPGSGKSTYCNGCSQFFNAIGRHAQIVNMDPANDKLPYPCAVDIRDFITLEEIMSEQQLGPNGGLMYAIESLDKSIDMFILQIKSLVEQEKAYVVFDCPGQVELFTHHSALFHVFKRLERDLKIRLCVVNLIDCHYLTSPTQYISILLLALRSMLMMDLPQINVFSKIDMIKSYGELPFRLDYYTEVQDLDYLMPHIEKENNTLMAKRYSKLTETISELVSDFNLVSFEVLAVDDKESMINLQSIVDKANGYIFGSSEVGGDTVWAEATREGALIANYDIQDRWIDNKEMYDKMEQERRAEILRDREMQEKEVDVDNEDEWEAALREWEEKQNTDYVR; this is translated from the coding sequence ATGCCATTTGGACAGATAGTCATTGGACCACCAGGTTCTGGTAAGTCAACTTACTGTAATGGTTGCAGTCAGTTCTTCAATGCCATCGGAAGGCATGCACAAATAGTTAACATGGACCCAGCCAACGACAAGTTGCCGTATCCGTGCGCAGTCGATATTAGAGATTTCATTACGCTGGAAGAAATTATGAGTGAACAGCAACTTGGCCCCAATGGTGGACTTATGTACGCTATCGAATCTCTGGATAAGTCCATCGACATGTTTATTCTACAGATCAAATCCTTAGTGGAACAGGAGAAGGCCTATGTTGTGTTTGATTGTCCCGGCCAAGTGGAGCTCTTTACACATCATTCTGCCTTGTTCCATGTTTTCAAGAGACTGGAGAGAGACCTTAAGATCAGGCTCTGTGTTGTCAATTTGATTGATTGTCACTACTTGACCTCGCCTACTCAGTACATCTCAATTCTGCTGCTGGCACTACGATCCATGCTAATGATGGATTTACCCCAGATAAACGTTTTTTCAAAGATAGATATGATCAAGTCCTATGGAGAGCTGCCGTTCCGTCTAGACTACTACACAGAGGTTCAGGACTTGGACTACCTGATGCCTCATATtgagaaagagaataaCACATTGATGGCCAAACGGTACAGCAAGCTGACTGAGACCATCAGTGAGCTAGTCAGCGATTTCAACCTGGTTTCCTTTGAAGTGCTTGCAGTGGACGACAAGGAGAGCATGATCAACTTACAAAGCATAGTGGACAAAGCCAACGGGTACATATTTGGTTCCTCCGAAGTAGGTGGAGACACTGTGTGGGCTGAGGCCACGAGAGAGGGTGCTCTAATAGCAAATTATGATATACAGGATAGATGGATTGACAACAAAGAGATGTACGACAAGATGGAGCAAGAGAGGAGAGCTGAGATTCTGCGCGACAGAGAGATGCAAGAGAAAGAAGTGGACGTGGACAACGAGGACGAGTGGGAAGCGGCGCTAAGAGAATGGGAGGAGAAACAGAACACAGACTACGTGAGGTGA
- the DSE3 gene encoding Dse3p (CAGL0C02827g~Ortholog(s) have cellular bud neck, cytoplasm, nucleus localization) has translation MPRKFLGEKIDRNTDFLRPSSLTLTADDLKVIPDFKCDDDDAVLSGNKTGKRLSRKFGGTMRLKQRLESVPELFLHDFRKRRGQKLQERNNDEQISRAKLPPHLSGLRRPNGLPARKPLRTITEVLPPVTSYNNSIEQNEDDLYYVEKKDPKEHVVETNHKEMRPLDKPLIEKVENVYLEPLIFPVQVSEPVNQMSIPMEELQKYGKSDSEILFDEIISAYEPHMETTGDVSNVLNSEILSVLDRVSNAPKKNWNLMAPKVISAEAIEENKRLSINSIASSGRTPESTRNSRFCENLSSPEYSTAASVSDRWSSGDEFSDVASSNPNSHAISHDGSYTTALGSIPSLAGSVDNLDILDQKDILSPTVSNEIITVKPVPQNTVETMHVTKIVIKPQLFLDWESEEEDDPIDALSRQVDNIEIASVYSGSSSVYSDHFAT, from the coding sequence ATGCCTAGAAAGTTTTTAGGTGAGAAGATAGATAGGAATACTGATTTCCTGCGGCCCTCGTCGCTTACGCTGACCGCTGATGACTTGAAAGTGATCCCTGATTTTAAAtgtgatgatgatgatgctGTGCTGAGCGGTAACAAAACAGGCAAAAGGTTATCAAGGAAGTTTGGAGGCACCATGAGGCTCAAACAACGGCTGGAGTCTGTTCCTGAGCTTTTCTTGCATGATTTCAGAAAGAGAAGAGGACAGAAACTTCAAGAGAGGAATAATGACGAACAAATATCAAGGGCCAAGTTACCACCACATTTGAGTGGTCTGCGGAGACCCAACGGTTTACCGGCACGTAAACCTCTCCGCACAATCACTGAAGTGTTACCACCAGTCACATCTTACAATAATAGCATTGAACAAAACGAAGACGATTTATACTATGTGGAAAAGAAGGATCCCAAGGAGCATGTAGTTGAAACGAATCACAAGGAGATGCGTCCCTTGGATAAACCGTTGATCGAGAAGGTAGAAAATGTGTACCTAGAACCACTTATATTTCCAGTACAAGTTTCAGAGCCAGTAAACCAGATGTCTATACCCATGGAGGAGTTGCAGAAATATGGGAAGAGTGACAGTGAAATACtgtttgatgaaattatatCAGCATATGAACCACACATGGAGACTACAGGAGATGTTAGTAACGTGCTAAACAGTGAAATTTTATCCGTTCTAGATCGTGTCTCAAATGCGCCAAAGAAGAACTGGAATTTGATGGCTCCAAAAGTGATATCAGCAGAGGCGATTGAGGAAAATAAACGACTCTCCATCAACTCTATTGCTAGCTCGGGTAGAACACCCGAATCGACTAGGAACTCACGTTTCTGCGAAAATCTCTCCAGTCCAGAATACAGTACAGCTGCGAGTGTGTCAGACAGATGGAGCTCCGGTGATGAATTCTCAGATGTTGCCAGTAGCAACCCTAACTCACATGCAATAAGCCATGATGGCTCATACACAACTGCGCTCGGGTCGATACCATCATTGGCTGGATCTGTAGACAACTTGGACATCCTGGATCAAAAGGATATCCTATCACCCACGGtttcaaatgaaataattaCAGTAAAGCCAGTTCCTCAAAACACTGTTGAGACAATGCACGTAACAAAAATTGTTATCAAACCCCAGCTATTTCTCGATTGGGaatctgaagaagaggatgaTCCAATCGATGCCTTGAGCAGACAGGTCGATAATATCGAAATTGCAAGTGTTTACAGTGGCAGTAGCAGTGTGTACAGTGACCACTTTGCAACCTAG